The genomic segment CACCAAGTTTGTAACCTTTGTGTGCCAGGCGTGGCTCACTGGAAACTGGTTTTGTGCAGACTTTTAGAAGATAAGGAGGCATTTTCCCAGGAGGGATGCTGCCAGGATTGCAGCTCTTTTTGTAAAAGTGAATCCCCAGCAGTTCAAATCGGTGCTGTTCAGATTTAGTGTGGACAGAGTGCCACAATTTGGGTGATTTCACAGGAATCAATGcctctgtgctcagctgtgtCCCACTGACACTTTTTAGCAGCAGACACCTTCAAGAAAATAGAAAGTGAAACCAgttttaaaaagctaaaaagcTCTTAAATGGCAAAtgtattttcatggaaaatgggaatgtattttcatggaaaatggaaatatattttcattaaatggaaatatattttcattaaatggaAGTGTGTTTTCACtaaatggaaaatgtattttcagtgtCTAAAGGGAGAAAGTTAAAACCATTGTAACAAACACCCTGGGATTGCTGGGATTCCAAAGCTGTTTTTCCTGAGATAATGTTTAAATTGTTAAAAAACTCAGCAACAAATTTCTTAAGTGGTCTTTAGACACTGCTTCATTGTTGAAGAGGAAGCATTAATTTTGATCCTTCACAAATGAGGTGATTTAGATCAATGTTCTAATGACAGAGATTGGGTTTAATCTGTTAACAGCTCTGGGCAAGTTATTGGTAACTTCTGATAAACAAAATGATTTAAAATCTGTGCTTATAtgtcacagaaagcaaaatagatAATTTCTTACTGTGTTTCAAGGATATTCTGCCCAGGATAATTTTGTACTTGGATTTTCTCCAAGTGGAAGACCCTTTTCTTGATATGTAGAGCTTTAGGTAAAGATTTTCTTGTACTTTTTATATTTCCTAAACCAAAGATAGATTAAACTTCTGGAGAAATATAAGTCTTtaaatgaaatacttttttcttttaaatagaaaaaattatctTGCTTGACTAATTTAGAGTATTGGTGCTAGAGGAAGATTGTGgttgatttttcagaaatactttgCTTGTAAATGTGCTGTCAGTGGAAGAAAATCAGGAATGTACTGTCAAGTTTCCACGAGCAAAGAGCTGCACTAACATTGAGTCCCTCTGTAAATGTCATCACCTCAGGAACTGAAGGATCAGActtctctgtgtttgcttttttttttattttcccagagcTCACCTCTGTCAGAAGAAGAGCAGAATGCAGCCCAGCAGTTAAACCTgcaagctgggaaaaaaatggaattttcagtGGAAGAGGTAATCAGGGCAGGGAATGTCAGTATTCCAGAAACCTTTCATCCCAAGTGCAGCTCAGCTGATTTTGAGATTTGACACCTCTCAAATGAATGGAATCCTTCAGAAATGAGATTAAATTCCTtaacaaacatttaaatttttattctagACAGATTAAGCTTTTTAAATTGTTCCAGTGAGATGGTCCACAAAGGAGAAATTAACTTTGATGGAAGAATTTGTTCctgttatattttttaattaggatATGTTTATATTTCATGTCAGGGATGCAGTGGGGGGTTTGTTGATCTTCTTGATGAAGAAACATTTGGGTGGGAGTGAGGGATGTCATTGATTCAAACCAGTGTGGggagaaatttaatttcctgtgaaatattaaatattaaaatttggaatattAATAACAATCTATTCTAACTGCAATGCAGTAGAAATTAGAtctaaattaatatttgttaaaaaattagATATTCTTCCATTACCCAATATAATTACCTGCAAATATTTGCTGTgattctcatatttaaaatactaaagAAGGTTAACAGAGGGTGTTTCTCTGATtgaccttttcttttcctcactgAGACCTCACTTTGTGTCCCTTTATTTGTCACAGTTGGTTTGCATGGAACCTGTCCAGTTCCTGCAGCTTTGTGTGCAAATATCTGCTCCTCCCTGGAGAAATGCTTTCAGTTTATGTCCATTGCTAATTCCAAATCATGTTCAGTGCCTTCAGATCCATGCAGGAaagctgcacagctgcacatAAATCTTTCTGTGTCcattttaaacttaattttattttaaactgtctTTAATCCCTTGCTGTTGACTTCAGATCTTTGGTTATCCATGgtaaaatgtaattaatgtcAATTCCATGCAGAAATGAAAGTGTAAAAAACTATTTCTAGGCAAAACACTTAACAAATACTGAcattattgtttatttttagccATCCTGCCTAGAATCTACAGTCCCTGGCTCAGCTGAAGGTAAgtgctgaaaaaataaacttctgaaaaaataaacttccCACTGTTTTCACAGAGGCAGAAACTTCACAGCTTTCACTCTCAAGCACCAGCATCTACTGCTTTGGTGTGAAGAATTTAGACTTTACTAGAAGGATCTGACCCCTTAGTTACATTCCAGGAATAGTTGCCatgtttctgggattttttttttttttttaccttgcttTCAATGGGATTGAAGTGGAAAACTTGTTGTGTTTATGGTCTGGAAGAAATGGTGCACTAATCTTGcaataaaaatagcttttttttcatttcatttagcCCTGCTTATAGAAAGGGATTTTCacagttggttttggttttttttttttaaaccaaagcCAACTGGTCACTGACAGATCAAATTTGTCAATCCTCATCAGATCTCAaattaaatgattttttattGAGTCTCCAGATCCAgtgattgtttttttcccttgctggaAAATCATCCTTTAGTCCCACCTAGGGGTGTTTAACATTAAACACTAATGGAAGTACTTTCTATCTTTGACccaatattttccatttcaatttttcttaacaaatttcttctgtttccaaTGTTTCAGAGCCCCAGTTCACACCCTTGACTGAGGAAACCTTGATGAGTGTGCCCAGGAAAATCAGAAGCACTGTCAAATTAGCAGACTTGAACCATTTGTACAAAGAGTTATTTAACCACTTCATTGTAGAGAACAACAGGTAAGCCTCAAAGCCATTCATCAAAACAATTTTATAAAGAATTCCAgctttttcaaattaaataaaaccagctAGTTAAGCATTCACTGCCAGATTTTAACTTCAAAAAGCTCTGACATAAAACCAtgacccccaaacccttccctccCCTCACCAACCCCTCCTGACCCTTCTCTGGGGGTTTCTTGCAGGCTGATGTtacaaaaaaaggaagtttcaAACTCAGGAATTCTGTCTTTTTAACCCTCAGACTAGCAAGTGACTGCTGTGATTTGAAGTGGCATAGAAAAATTGATGGTAATCTgaataaatttgggatttaaaaagTATTCACAAAAATCATTGATTAACAGCATGTGCTGTTTAGCCTTTTTCCTGCCAGAAATCCTGATCCCAGTtttactaaattatttttgttttacagggCAGCCCTGAGTCTTTCACAGATGAACAAGATGAATATGAAAGCCACTGACTCAAGAATTAAAATCCTGAAGGAACTGGAGATTGTGGAACTGGACAAACAAGGAAATGTTAAATTAGCTGTGTGACACAGAAACATcttgggcacagctcctggatTATTAAAGAACAAGAATTTCTCTGGAACAGGAGTTCCTGGTCCACTGTAGGGAAGTTGTTGATGTTTCTGTATAAACATTCTGTTGATAAAACTTGAAATTAGAGGTTCAGAAACACTGAGGTTGGCACTTTACCTTGGCTGTTTGAAGGATTATTTTTGGTTCTGCATTTTTAAGGAATGTTCAGAGCCATGTGAGGCTTCCACTTCCTTGCTGCATTCCTGAGGGGGTTTGAAAGGCAAATAATCCAAGCCTCTTAATTGTGCTTGCATTCCTgaataaagatttattttactttggtttGGTGACTGCTgaccctgctccctgccctgacctctgatcctgatcctgacctgatttattttcctttgttgtgaattcctgtgggtttttttacagcCCAGGGATTTTCTGTCCAGTCCaaatccctgcagctcaggggaaattttatttcagggaAAATTCCCAAGGTTGGAGAATTTACAACTTCTGTTACACTGTTTGACCACCTTAATAgtgaaaaccagatttttttctcatgtataatatttctatattatatatattacatatatattacatactttataatatttatattgttaTATTTCAGCCTAATTTGAGAGAGTAGGATACctgattttttattaaattcctgtgggtttttttggtgaaaaattaAGTCTGTCGAAGGAGAGAAATTTAAATTAGTGCTCTTAGGGAGGGGAAGGCAAATTTCTGAGCTCATCCATGAACTGCTTTAGGGTTTGGTGGGAAGAGAAACAGGCTGGGAATTGAAGGGGAAAGAACAGGGATAACTTGATTTTATGATCTGCTGCCAAGTGTGCCCTTTTACCTAGGACTAACTGATCATTTTCAGGCAATTAATCACCTTCACAAACTGGTTCAGTAGTTTTTAATCCCATTGATCTTCAATCCTTGCTGTTCCACTACCATCAGCAGcgctaaatatttaatttattagtGAACGCTGGCTGCAACAACTGCAGAAACCCTTCCCCGCTCCTGAAACCTCGCCGGTaaggaagaataaagaaaaataataaagaatttttttaaaataaagggggaaatgaagaggaaaattgCAGCGCGGGGCTCGGCACTCGCGAGGCCACGCCCCCTGGTGAGGCCACGCCCACACACGGAAGAACACGCCTCCACGTTGGAAGCCACGCCCCGCGTGGAGCCACGCCCCCTTTGCGACAAACCACGCCCACCACCGGGATGGTTACGCCCCTCTGCGGGTGGCCTCGCCCCCTGCGGGCGGCCCCGCGCATGCGcagcgcgggcggggcggggcggccgcgctACCGCGGTCACGGCCCGGCGGGTGCGCGGGGTGCGCTCCTGTGAGCGCCGCTCCCCTCAGAGCCCCGCTCCCTTCGGAGCCTCCGCTCTTCACCGCGGGCACGGACGGGGAGGCCGGGGACAGCCGtccctgctgccgccgctggcggAGCCGCAGCCATGGACGAGCAGAGCGTGGAGGTgagcggcgggcgggcggcgcgcgCTGCCTCAGGGCGGTGAGGGGGCAGCGGCTGCGGCTTCTCGTGCGCACCCGCCCGGTTTGGCGGAGCCCCTCGGAGGGAAAAAAGGCCGGGCGGTACCGAACGGTGTCGGCccgggctgtgggagcagctggcGGCGCTGCGGGGCTTTGGCTCGggtgggcaggcaggcagcaggtgGGGAGAGCGTCGGAAATGAGCGGGCGGAGCGCTGCAGGCGCCGGATCCGGAGGTGtgaggatgcaggagggatgagggatggagaGCTGGCACACACAGAACCCGCCTTGGCACCGTGGAGGTGCGGGAGGGGCTGTGACCCGGCGGCTCAGGCacctgctgggggctgtgccacagccaggctgggaacagggtaaaacactgcctgtgccagagccaggctgggtaAAACATTgtctgtgccacagccaggctgggaacagGGTAAAATactgcctgtgccacagccaggctgggtaGAACACTGCgtgtgccacagccaggctgggaacagggtaaaacactgcctgtgccagagccaggctgggtaAAACATTgtctgtgccacagccaggctgggtaaaacactgcctgtgccacagccaggctgggtaAAACACTGCCTGTGATtgcctgtgccacagccaggctgggtaaaacactgcctgtgccacagccaggctgggtaaaacactgcctgtgccacagccaggctgggtaaaacactgcctgtgccacagccaggctgggaacagTGTAAAACACCGGTGAGATTGCCTCC from the Catharus ustulatus isolate bCatUst1 chromosome 22, bCatUst1.pri.v2, whole genome shotgun sequence genome contains:
- the SKA2 gene encoding spindle and kinetochore-associated protein 2 isoform X2; translated protein: METAVTRLETLESPAALLKELPLLKSRYKSLCAQMEAISLEQKESMESIRAALEKTMSIVQELQQQTGLESSPLSEEEQNAAQQLNLQAGKKMEFSVEEPSCLESTVPGSAEEPQFTPLTEETLMSVPRKIRSTVKLADLNHLYKELFNHFIVENNRAALSLSQMNKMNMKATDSRIKILKELEIVELDKQGNVKLAV
- the SKA2 gene encoding spindle and kinetochore-associated protein 2 isoform X1, translated to METAVTRLETLFQKAESDLDYIQRRVEFEIMKSFPDGTEAEESPAALLKELPLLKSRYKSLCAQMEAISLEQKESMESIRAALEKTMSIVQELQQQTGLESSPLSEEEQNAAQQLNLQAGKKMEFSVEEPSCLESTVPGSAEEPQFTPLTEETLMSVPRKIRSTVKLADLNHLYKELFNHFIVENNRAALSLSQMNKMNMKATDSRIKILKELEIVELDKQGNVKLAV